GCTGTCGAGATCGATAGCTTCGAGTACGGCGCGTCGAAAACACTTGAATCCGCCGGTCGTATCGTATACCCTGATGCCGGTCACAATACGGGCATACTTGTTCGCATAATACGATAGCAGCAGTCGGCGCAGCGGCCAGTTCGCAACGTTCGCACCGCTGATGTAGCGCGAGCCGAGCACGAGATCGTAGTCGTTGATTTCGCGCAAAAAATTCGGGACTTCGTCGGGGTCATGCGAAAAGTCGGCGTCCATCTCGAAGAGATAATCGAACCCCTGCTTCAGACCGTACTTGAAGCCGTCGACATACGCTGTACCAAGTCCCATCTTTCCCGGTCGCGGCAGCAGATGTAGCCGTTCGGGACCGATCTCGGGAAGCGCCTGCAAGCGTCGTACGATATCCGCCGTGCCGTCGGGCGAATTGTCGTCAACGATCAGCACCGACAGACTGACATCCGGCGTCTTGGGTTCTTGCGCCAGCACCGCGCGGATAATGTTCTCGACATTATCGGCCTCGTTATACGTGGGAATAATGACCAGTGCTCGTTTCATTGTGCTACAGACTGGGTAACCTCGACGAGTGTTGAAGCAATAAACTCGGCATCATTATCCGTCAGCTCCGAGTGCATCGGAAGCGAGAGGATATGCGCCGATGCGCGTTCCGCGTTCGGGAAATCGCCGACCTTGCCGCCGAACGACGCATACGCCGGTTGAAGATGTAACGGAATCGGATAATAAATGTTCGACGGCACTCCGGCGGTTTTCAAGCCGGCCATGACGGCTTGACGATCGACGGAGAGCATGACCGAATACTGATGCCAGATCGGCTCGGCATGCGGATCGACCGTTGGCGTCGTAATGAGCGACGAATGCGGCGCGAGTATCTTCGTATAGATCACAGCAACTTCGCGGCGACGAGCATTCCACTCGTCGAGATACTTCAACTTCACGCCGAGAATTGCAGCCTGCATCGAATCCAGTCGCGAGTTCACGCCGAGGCGATCGTGATGATACGTTACCGACGCTCCGTGATTGCAGATCGATCGGATGATCGTGGCGAGCTCGTCGTCGTTCGACGTGATCATGCCCGCGTCGCCGAATGCACCAAGATTCTTCGAGGGGTAGTACGAAATCGTAGCGATATCGCCGAACGTGCAGGCCATCTTGCCGTCCCATTTTGCGCCGACAACCTGTGCGCCATCTTCGATGACACGGAGGCGATGCTTCTTCGCGATCTCAAGAATGCGAGTAATGTTCGCCGGCTGACCAAAGAGATGCACCGGCAGAATTGCTTTCGTGCGAGGAGTGATCGCCGCTTCGATCTTCCCGACGTCGATGTTGAACGTATCGGGATCGATATCGACGTAGACCGGTCGGGCACCGAGCAGTGCGATCGTTTCGGTCGTAGCGACGAAGGTGAATGGTGTTGTGATGATTTCATCGCCTAGACCGATGCCGAGCGCCATCATCGCAATCTGCAGCGCATCGGTACCCGATGCGCAGGCAATCGCATGCTTCGAACCCAAATAGGCTTCCATCTCACGCTCGAACTGCTTCACGGCCGGACCATTAATATAGGCTCCGCTGCGCAGCACTGCGAGCACCGCTTCATCGAATTCCGACTGATACCGACGGTATTGGCCGACCACATCGACCATCTGAATCGCTCTTGAACGCACTTCCGATACTGTATTCATATTATGCTTGTCCACTTCCTCGTAACATCACGTATGCCGTTCTCAGGAGGATCTTCAGATCGAGACGGAACGACATCGACTCGATATACATCAGATCGTATTTCAACTTGTTGCGCACATCGTCCATTGTTTCGTCGTACTTATCCATCGTCGCCTGATAGAGACTGGTGATCCCGGGCCGTACACGCAATCGGCGTCGATAATACGGGATCTCCTTCTGTAGCGTCTCGACGAAATAACTGCGCTCCGGTCTGGGGCCGACGAGCGACATATTCCCGATCAGTACATTCCAGAACTGCGGCACTTCGTCAAGATGTGTTTTGCGCAGAAATCGGCCGAACGGGGTCACGCGCGGGTCGTTTTTCTGCGCCCACTGCGGGCCGCCTTTTTCGGCATCGGTGGACATCGAACGAAATTTGAAGATCTGGAACGGCACACCGTTCTTTCCGACCCGCTCCTGATGATAGATGACCGGACCCGGAGAGGAAAGTTTCACGCCAAGTGCGATCAATATCCAGACCGGGAGCCCGATAACGATAATAATCGCACTGATCGTAATATCCATCACTCGCTTGGTCACTTCTTCCCACGGGCGCATGATCTCCGGATTGACATCGATCAACGGAAAGCCGTAGATCTCCCGTGTACGTGCCTGGCCGGAAATGATATCATATAAATCGGGCAATATTTTGAGCCCCACATTCATCCCGGAGAGGCGTCCGAGCAGATCGAGCAGACGGTCGTGTTCACCGGAGTTGAGTGTGATCAGCACCTCGCGAACCTTGTGCGTTTCGATCACGCGTTCGATCTCGTCATAATGCCCGAGCAACCGGAGCTGGCCGTTCGTATGTGTATCGTCGGCCGTCACAGCTTGCACATAGCCAAGCACATCGTACCCCAGCCGCTTCGCACGTGTCAAATTATGCGCCAGTTGAAGTGACCGGCGATACTCGCCAACGACGATCGCAGGGCGCAGACCGATTCCGGACTCGAGCAGACGGCGTTGCGCATACCGAACGATCAGCCGAACGGTCACGGTCATCGTCGACACACAAACGAAATACAGCAGCCCCAGCACTCGGGGATCGTTCCGGATCGGCAGTGTATCCTTCGGGGTCAGCGGATCCCACAATACGACGAGCATGAAGGCAAGTGTGCCGGCAGCGGTGGTCTTGAGCACCGTGACAATCTCGTCGAACATCGGCCGGACATACCACGAGCGATATAACCCAAAGAATAAGAAGGCGAGCAGCCAGAATGCATAGAGCACGAATGCGCTCTGCAGCACCAATGGCAAATGGATACTCCCCTGACGGACGATGAACCACCCGGAATAGAAGCGCAGCCAATAGAACAGAACATACGAGCCCATGATGGCGATCAGATCGCCAACCAATAAGCTGATCAGTTCTTTCCTTCTTGACATATCAGTGTCCGCTTACTCCGTTGATAGTCGCTGCATCCGCACGGGTCGCCGGTTTCCAGATCACCTGATCGCTATGGGTAATGAAGAGTATCGTCCCCCACAAATACGCGACGTTCATCGCGAAGAACCATGATAGTTGATCCAGTATCGGAACACGCACATTCAACGAATTCAGTATCAGCCCAAGGGCACAAATCGCCGAGAGCCCGGCCCCTGCGGCAACGACCGCGAGACACCACATACTCCCGCTCAGTGCGACTCCGATCGACGCGAAAACGATCGATGCCACCGCAAGTGTCGGCGTCAGCCAGCGTAGCAGCTTATGCGACCACAACAGTAGCGCGGCGCGACCTCCACGAGGCAGTAACAATTCCGGAAAGTAGGACAACGTGTGAAAGCCTCGCGATGCCGAGCGGACCTTGCGACGAAACTCATCGCGCAACGTTCGAGCGAACAGATCGCTCGAGACAGAACGTGCTTCGGAGACGATCCTATACCCTTGACGAAGGACCGAAAGCACGACAAAAAAATCGTCGTGGATTAACCCATCCGGCAGCGGAACCCACAACCGTCTGCGAAGCGAGTAGTTCGCACCCGATAGACCGACCGTGGAGTAGTACATACTCTCGGCCGTGCGGATCATCTGTTCTTTGTCGGTGTACCCTTTCTCCGAATCGTACACCGACGAGCTCTCCGGGCTGTAAATATCGTTCATTCCCGCAACCGCACCGATATGCTCATCGGAGTAATGCCGCGTCTGAAGCCGAAGCACATCGGTGGCAAGACGAATATCGGCATCGGTAAAAAATAATATAGGGGTGGTTGCATGTCGGACAAGATCGTTGAGCACTGCGATCTTTCCGCGCTGCTCGGGAAAGTAGAATGCCTTGACCGACGAATGTGACTGTGAGTAGCGCTGAAGGATCTCGTTGGTTGCATCGCGCGAGCCGTCCGAACCGACGAGAATTTGAAACCGATCCTTCGGATAGTCTAGCGCCAACAACGAATCGAGACACGAGACAATCACGCGCTCTTCATTATGGACCGAGAGGATCACCGATACTGCCGGCTCGTCGGTCCGATCAGTAGCGATCGGACGAACACCACGCGCCGCGATGCGCCGGATCATCGGAGGGTAGAGCACATAGCAATACACCACCGCGCCGATGCAGAGAACAATCCCTATCGTGACAACTATCATGCGTGTGTATGAACGACATCCCGATAGGCTTGCTCGAACTCATGGGCGATGTGGTCCCACGAGTATTCTTCGACGGCGAGTCGTCGTGCGTTCGTCGCGATCGTCGCTCGCAGCGTCGGGTCGGCAAGGAGTCCTTGGACTGCGGTAGCGAACGAGTCGGCGTCATCGCGCAAGAGAATATGCATTCCGTCGACCCCTTTGTTGCCTTCGGCACCGATACGGGTCGAGACCACCGCCTTCGCTGCTGCAAAAAAGTCCAGGAGCTTCAGCCGCATTCCCCCACCGACACGGAGCGGACACACGAGCACCTGCGCTTTCGCCAAATACGGGCGAACATCGGGCACCCGGCCATGCAGACGAACCCTCCCGTTCGAACCGGAAGCCAGATCGGTCAGCCGGTCAGTACCGTTTCCGACGATGTCAAAGCCTATTTTCGGGTAGTGTTCAACAATTTGCGGGAAGATTTCCTTCGCGAAAAACGTCACTGCATCGAGATTCGGCTCCCAGTCCATCCCCCCGATCCATAGTATGCTATCCTCTTCCAGATCAATGGGTTGTGGAGCAAAATACGCCGTATCCACGCCGGCAGGTATCAACCTATACTTCGCCTGCGGGACGTAGTGGCGCATTTGGGCCTCGTCTTCTGGCGTGATCGCTACAGTCAGGTCGTGCCCTGCAATCATCGCGGTCTCTTCGATGAGCATCCGGTGTGCGTGGACTTTGGCGAGCAACTTCGCTATCGGATTTTTAGTATTTGCAGCAAACCGGCGGTAAATCTGTGTCTCGAAATTATGCTCCCGCAAAATAATGGGCAAGCCATAGTTCTCTTTGATCCACTGGCCATACTTACCCATGTGGCAGGCGTCGATATGGATGACATCGAACGTATGCTCCGAGAGCATCCGGCGCAAGAGGTCATACATCTCCGGCATCATCCGTCGCTCGATGGGGTACGCGCCGTTGAACAACGTCCGAATCAGCGTTGAATTTCTCGATGGAAGCGGACGAGAGACCAACTCGACGTGCGCGAATTGTTGCATTAGCTTCCGTGCTTCGGCCGTCACCGTCGGGTCGGGGTCGGGAAACGTGACAAAGGTTATCTCGTGCCCGAGTCTGGCAATCGCTTCGGTCGGTTTATAGATACCGATCGCACCACCGTCAGTCAGCGGATACGGAAGTCTCGGGGCCAGTTGCAGAATTCGCACGTCGTTACCAGCGGAATAGAAATACATACCAACGACCGAGACGAAGAACTTGTCGCATCGAGAGCTTCTTCGTCTTACTTCGCTGCCAGATCCACCCAACAAGGCCGGAGAACATCCCGCCAATGTATCCTCGTGCAAGCTTCGGATGCAAGACCATGGCAATACAGCGGCGAATCATATACAGAATTGTCAGAATGATCGCTGCATACCACGGGAAGTGCTTTGCAATCGTCCAGATATAATTACGAGTGAAGTAGCGTGCGTTACGTACGTCATCACGATGCACATCCGATCGCATATGCAGCGTCGCGAGCATTGGGTAGTACACCGTCTGCAACCTAAGTCGATACATTTGGAGCGTCAAGTCCGCTCCTTCAGCCCCCCACTGAAAATCCGGATCGTATCCGGCAATCCGATCGATCGCATCCTTGCGAATGCACATCCCTCCTTCGACGAAATAGAGTCCTCGGTATCCGTTGATCGCATCGCCATCGAAATAGAACTGTTCGAGTCCGCCGGTCTCTGCGAAATTCGAGCGCGGCTGATAACAAAAAAAGCTGACCGCCGCAATTTCGGGGCGCGATTCGAGATACGCGACAGCACGCGCGATCGTCGATGGCGTCGCCGGGAATGAATCGTCATCATACGAGAACACATACTTGCCCCGAGCTGCACGATAGAACTCGTTTCGTGCGGCAACACTGATATTCTCGGGCATGCGGATCGCGGTCACATTCGGAAATTCAGCCGCGAGCATCGAATCCGTCCCGTCGGTCGATGCATTGTCGACAACAATAATCTCAAGTGCAGGATAATCGACGGCATGCGTAAGCACGTCCAACGTTCGCCGCAGATCGTCACGTCGATTATAGCACAAAACACCGATGCTCGCCAGCGGCGCAGAGTCGCCGTCAACGGCGGGCGACAACCACGTAGAGCGGTCCCAAGGACTATTGGCCAGGGTTGGACTCGATAGGTTCACCGTGATCGAAGAGGTTGGAGCAATCGGCGCAGTTCGTCCGTCGGAATAACCTGTAGAACGACGATGCCCAAAAGAAATACAGTCAGGCTAACCGCGGCCGTCACGATCTCAGAACTGAAAGCATAGGTATGCATCAGCCACATCCCCACGACAGCAGCGACAACTGCGACTGCGCAACGACCGAGCAGCGACCACAGATCCGATGCCCGCACAACGCCGAGCAACCTCGAACGATATACCAACGCAACCGTACCTACCGATACTGCAACTGCCTTTGCAATTGCCGTACCCAATGCACCGTAGGTAGGGATGAGCACAATGTCGAGTCCGACGGAGATTACCATGATCGTTGCCATGTACATCGTCGAGATCCACAGCGCACCTTCGGCAATTGCAATCTCGGTCAGGAATGTGGCAATTGCAATCGGCACGATCGCCCATCCGAAGATGACAATAATTGACGCTGCATCGGCATACTTCGCACCGCCGAATAGCACGCGCACGATTGTCAGCGGCGCCGCCTGCAGCACCATTGCGATCGAAAGCGAGGTTACTAGTAGCAACGCAATCGCTTGTGCCACCATGCCGCGAACATGCTCGTGATCTTTTCGGACGACTGCCTGCGTCACCCGCGGACCGATGACGGCGGAAAAAACACTCGGCAGAAAAATGACCGCTGTCAGCACGCGCAATCCTGCGCCGAAGGCCGAGACTTCCTGCGGTGTGCTCAGACGGTCGAGCAGCAATGCATCGGCAAAGTTGTGGATCGTCAGGAATGTTGTCGACAGAATCAACGGCAATCCTTCACGCACCATCGAAAAGACCTGATCGAAGCGCGCACTCAGGCGAAATCGAAATTCTCGCGCATGCCGGGCGATCGTTACCACCAACAGAATAAAACCGGGGAGGTGACACAGCGAGTAGATCCACACCGCAGACTCCAGCGACAATGTCGGCTTGTAGAATGCGAACAGTGCAATCGCAAAGACGGCCGCATCGACCAGTGCAAAGATCGCAACCTGGTAGTAGCGATTATGACCGCGCAGATACGCTTCGCCGACCGAACGCACCACCATGAGCCGAGACGAAATAAACAGCGTCAGGAGCATGATGCGCATCAGATGCACGGTCGTGCCGGGATATCCGAGAAGCGGCGCGGCGAACCAGACGAATGCGCTTACACCAAGAGAAAGTATAATTCGAAGGGTTAAGATCGAGCCGAGTAACTCACCACGGCGATCGTTCGCACCCTGCCGAGCGGCTTCGTCGGCCTCTGCGAACTTTCGAACAAAGAGAAGCGTCAGCCCGAGATCGGCGAATAGCGCCAAAAGCGAAATGAAACTGACCGTGACTGTAAAGACTGCATAATCTTCTCGGCTGAGTCCGCGAGCAATGATCAAATGCCCCAGATAGAGGAATACATTCGCGACCAGATTGACGACGATCCCGCCGACAAGGTGTCTGCGGACCGATGGCTGCTGACGATCCGGATTTGCGTGACTCATGATTTGGTGGCGATACGGTCGGCCGCGACACGTCGACGCTGTTCGATGCGATCGTTAATGACTAAGAGGTATCCCCACATAATCCCGACATAGAGAAGAATTTCTCGATGCAGGAGCAAACCGACGGTCATCCCGACAATGGAAATGAATACGAGGCCTGCAAGGCAGACGAGTATGAGAACCTGTTCCTGTTCGTTGAGGTATGGCGAGCGTCGAGCGGTCCAGCCGATACGGAAGATCCCAATAAATGCAGTAAAAAAACAGATCGCACCGACTACTCCACCTTTGACAATAACAATTAGTATTCCATTATGTGTGTACCCGACAGTCTCTGAAAACCCAAGGAGCCAATTATAGATCTTGAACAGCCCACCGAACCCCAACCCCATGATCGGATTCGAAGCGATTTGTTGAAAGACGTAACGCCACTCGACATAACGATTGACAAGGGAAAGATCCGTCCCCACCTTCGATGTACTTGCGATACGAAGGAACAAGTACTTTATCAAGAGCTGTGCCATCGGGATCATGAAGTACGCAGCGACGGCGCTGGTGAGAATGATCATTACGATACGGGTCAACACCCGGCTTCCCTCGCGTCGCGACGCACGTGTCGGTAACATCCACAGCATGAGCGGAATGCATATGACGACCGCAACCCATGCCGTTCGATTGAACGTCAAGACAAGTCCGCCGATCGAACCGAGTATCATCAGCACATACAGCGTTCGGTAACGCGGTATCCGGTTAAGCGCACTGACGCCTACAAACAGGAGGATCATCAATCCGGCATTCACAATGTCATAGCGAGAGAAGCCGGTTTCAAACAGGAAGGTCGCTGCTGCGATGGTACTCCGGAGCCGAACGACGCCGGCCACCTGAACGAGTACCCAGATAAACAACAATAACGCTCCTACCAAGCGCTCAAATCGTTGGGTCGATCGTGCGATAGGAACGAACAGAATCGGAAATACCAGGAGCGGTGAGAACAGCAGAAACTCACGAAATGCAAAGTTCGGCGTCGTATTGTCCATTGCAATCGACATGACGCCTCCCACAAGCGCCCAGGCGACATACCCAAACAGAAAGTACATCGACCAATGGTGTGCCAGCGGACGCCGGTTGACAAGTCCTTGTAATACGATATACCCAAGCGCTGCGGCAATGACGCCTCCGGTCAGGAGATCGAGAATACTTACGCCGGGCTGAGGCCCTTCTCGCTCCTGAAGTTTCACGACGATGATCAACACTGAAAATGCCGTCACCAAGTACATCGACCGTCGCTGTATAAGCAGTGCGGCAACGATCGCAAGACCGACCCCAATGGCGATCCCGACGGGCATCAGTACTTGCCCGACGACAACATAGACACCGATCCCCAGCGCAAGGAGTATTTGAGCGCGCAAGGAAAGACGCGTACGACCGATCGATATGGAGTCGGATGTGATCATCGGTCCGTTCGTCGGCGGTATACGCGGTAATGCGTCGTGCTATCGAGCGGCTCGTAATACGTTTCGAGCACCGACCGTAGCGAGGGTATCTTCAACAGCGCGGCGTAGCTATCGTCACTGGTTCGAGTGATCAACGGCCGTGCATCGTTTTGTTCGCAAATAAACAGCATTGGCTTCTGTCGCTGCCATTGTGCGGCAAGCGTGTCGGTCCATTCGCTCGGAGTATGGCTCGTCATGAACATCGCGTTCACCAGCTCGAGCATTGGCGGTGTCTGGCCGAACTCAAGATATAATTGTGCGGCATTTCCCCAGACAAACAACTGACCGTCTTGTGCGAGCATCGGTTTATACGTTGCCGACAGCCTACGCATTTCACCGACGTCATAGTTATATGTCCGTTCACGCTCAATCACCGCTTGTGTATCACCGCGCAATGCCGGAATCCCCCAACCGAATGTTTGGTCGATCACTCGGGGAAATGATGAATAAACGAAGGCGAGCAGCATTACGAACCCAAGACCCAGGCGGCCCATGAACCCTGTTCGGGCGGCTCTCGATCGCACGTCGTCCCAACGATGGACGATTGAAGCAGCCACGACTGGAATAAACGCCCAGAACAGCCGAGTGAACTGATAATTGAATGCTTTCCGCTCGAACGCGACACTCGACAGCCCAACAACGATCCCGATCATGCAGAACAACAGAAGTCGGTCAATTGGGCGGGCCGCCGTACGATGCGTTCGCTCACGTATCCACTCGGTCACGAAGAGAATTGCCAGAAGGACAAAGGTGGGCGAAAGACTCGTGAGTACTTCGGACGGAAATGTATGATAATAGAATTCGACGAACGTCTTAATACCGAACAGAGGATAATATGAAGCGTAACTACCGAGCCACCGAATACTCATCACCAGGTTATCGAGTGCACCCAGGCGTGCCAGTACAAATGCCGTCACTGCAAGAAGCGCACCGAAGATCGCAACCGTCCAGGCAACAAACACACTCTTTTGGCGTGGGTTCGATGCCCGGGTGATGAAGAGATAGACCAGGACTGCCCCAAACACGATAACAAGTGTTATCTTCAGCATTATCAGGGCCCACAATGAGATTGCCGCTATTGCCGCTGGCATCCAGATGCGTTGTTCGTTAGTACGATCGAGCGAAAGAACCGCACTCATCAAGAGCAGTTGCGGAAGCAGCGCATACGATTCCGGTTCCATCGTCATCCAGAATCCGCTGCCGACGTAACTGACTGCATAGAGCAGAACGGAAACAGTTGCCAGTCGTTCATCGCCACCCTCTCGACGAAGGATGCGGTAGAACACAATCAGCGAAATACCATGATATATGATGTCAAGTAACCGAGGCGACCATTCATGTCTGCCAAAGAGGATTGTCGAAAGACCATACACATAAAAAATTAGCGGCTGCTTCAACTCGAGAAAATCCCGAAACGGTATGGCCCCATGTAATCCCACTGCGGCACCGCCCGCCTCGAAGATCGCCTGATCGAAGCCAAGCGGAAAGCTCAGCATCGACACAAGCAGAAGGGCGACGAACGTCCATACGCCGACCCACATCGTACGTGTGACCGTTGTCACGACACGCCTCCTGCCACACGCTCCGCAGACCGAAACCACTTCATCCGTTCTATCGCAACGGAGGCACAAGGCAGCAGGAGGAGCACAAGAAAGATCTGATACCGTGGCAACGTGTAAGTCATCACGGTCAATGCTGCATAATAAAGCCCGATGATCGTCGGAATCAATGCTTCACTTCGCCGACTCCGATCTCGGAGCATCTGCCACAAACCGAACACAATCATACCGGTCACTGGTATTGTCAGTATGATATAGAGCGGAGAGCGGGCTCCGCGATCCGAGAGATCTACAGTAAAGAAAAACAGTAACTTTTTTAGCCCAAGACGCACAAATGCAGCGGGAGAGGAAAATATGAAGTGCTTTGCTTCCGCCATGAACATATCGTTCACCGCCGGTTCGAAGTGCCGGTCATAAGGAATCGAATCCATGTGCCGAACGAGATCCGGAAACTCTCGTGGATTGACCCAATCGTAGGTTGGCTGAAGAAACGATGCATTAGAGACAACGATATTATTCCCTCGCCAAATCTCAAACCACGGATGACTAACAGTCGGGACGATCCGATCGAACAGCCGATAATTTCGAATCGTCCATGGCATCATGACCGCCATCATCGGAATAAGTACCGATGCGAGCGCAGCGATTCGATGGCTGCGCACCCACGCCGCACTCGATACGAATACCACCACAACAACAAGCATAATGCCAAGCAGCATGAATTCACTGCGGATCGTTGTCAACAGACCCGACCACAATCCGAGACTAATTAGTATTCCGAACGATCCAAAACGAATCGCCCGAAACGAGAAATAGAGTACAGCGAGGGCGATGAGTTGATACACGACCGAACCCGAAAACGTCGTTACGGCGATTGCTGCGGGAATATAACACGCACCGATCAGTGCGACAACCCTCGATGTAGCATCTGTAGAGAGCAATCGTGACGTCTTATACAACAATGGAATTGCCAGCGCACCGATAATAGCCTGGAGGATCATCAGGATCATGACCGCAGTCGGCCGTTCACCGAAAAGTAGATAGACCGAGTAGATAATGTACGGATTGAGCGGAGGAATAAATGCCCCCTCATGATCGATCGGGACGCTCAGCACAGCGATACGACTACTATCAAGCGGTTCGTATGGCCAATGCATTGTGAAGCCATTCCCTATCGCAAGATTATGGGCAATCTCACCGTGCTCATACATCTTCGGATGTTGTGCATCGCCGATCACGAACACCATCACGAGACGGATGCCGAGTGCAATTGCGAATATCCAGCTGATAAAACGCGAACTCTCGCTCGCGAAAAACCAACCGAGACTCCGCGTGACTCGCGATGGGTTCATACAATTCAGACTCCGAGCAATGACCGGTCGCGACGGAATTGTTCACCCGCTGCGCGAATCCGAGCCGATGCGATCACGCCCAATGACATGAGAGCAGCCGTACCGAGCAGTGAAATGAGCAAGATGATCGACCGTTTCGGTCTGCTCTTCTTAATAGGCGGTATTGCCCTATCGAGCGTAAGATAAAGCAGCGTCTGCTTGTTCTCGTCCATTTTCGCCTGTTCGTACGATGGGAGCAGAAATGCTTTGAGCTTGGACTGGATCTCGACCTCGCGAGTCAAACGGAGATAGTCGAGTGCGACATCCGGCATAACGTCGGTCGGGACAAAGTAACTCTTCGCTTCTTTATCCATGCCGGTCTTCAGATCGTCGAGCTTCGAGCGAAGTTCTCCGAGCTGGGTTCGCAGTGCATTGGCTTCCGGCGACTCAGAACCATAGATCTGTTCGGCATTTGCAAGCTGGATCTCCGCCATATAGCGTTGCTGCTCGAGCGTACCGAGAACGGTAAGCTGAGCTTGGGCTTGCGACTTGAGCTCGTAGACTCCGTATTTGCGTTGGTAGGCACCGAGAGCCGCATCGGCCGAGTCGAGGTCTGCAAGCAGTTTGTTGTACCGGCGTTCGATATATGTGCGATTGAACTTTGCTTCTTCGATCGCCAGATTTGAGTTCACATCATTGAGAAGATCGACGAGCCGGTTGGCCACCATTGCCGAACGCTTCGGGTCGGTATCCTCGAACGACACCGAAATATTGCCCTCTTCAAGCACATCGACGGACTCATGTTCACCAAATTCCTTCCGCGCGTCTTCGATAGTCTTCGATTCGTAAACCTTCATCAGGTCGAACTCCTTGATGAGTTTTTCTTGCACCGTGCGGCTCGTTGCGATCGCGAGCGGACTGTATGTATTGTC
This region of Bacteroidota bacterium genomic DNA includes:
- a CDS encoding polyprenol monophosphomannose synthase; this encodes MKRALVIIPTYNEADNVENIIRAVLAQEPKTPDVSLSVLIVDDNSPDGTADIVRRLQALPEIGPERLHLLPRPGKMGLGTAYVDGFKYGLKQGFDYLFEMDADFSHDPDEVPNFLREINDYDLVLGSRYISGANVANWPLRRLLLSYYANKYARIVTGIRVYDTTGGFKCFRRAVLEAIDLDSIHSNGYAFQIEMNFRAWRKKFRIKEIPIVFVDRRAGTSKMNKSIVREAMTLVWKLKLKSLSGEL
- a CDS encoding glycosyltransferase, producing MRILQLAPRLPYPLTDGGAIGIYKPTEAIARLGHEITFVTFPDPDPTVTAEARKLMQQFAHVELVSRPLPSRNSTLIRTLFNGAYPIERRMMPEMYDLLRRMLSEHTFDVIHIDACHMGKYGQWIKENYGLPIILREHNFETQIYRRFAANTKNPIAKLLAKVHAHRMLIEETAMIAGHDLTVAITPEDEAQMRHYVPQAKYRLIPAGVDTAYFAPQPIDLEEDSILWIGGMDWEPNLDAVTFFAKEIFPQIVEHYPKIGFDIVGNGTDRLTDLASGSNGRVRLHGRVPDVRPYLAKAQVLVCPLRVGGGMRLKLLDFFAAAKAVVSTRIGAEGNKGVDGMHILLRDDADSFATAVQGLLADPTLRATIATNARRLAVEEYSWDHIAHEFEQAYRDVVHTHA
- a CDS encoding DegT/DnrJ/EryC1/StrS family aminotransferase; the encoded protein is MVDVVGQYRRYQSEFDEAVLAVLRSGAYINGPAVKQFEREMEAYLGSKHAIACASGTDALQIAMMALGIGLGDEIITTPFTFVATTETIALLGARPVYVDIDPDTFNIDVGKIEAAITPRTKAILPVHLFGQPANITRILEIAKKHRLRVIEDGAQVVGAKWDGKMACTFGDIATISYYPSKNLGAFGDAGMITSNDDELATIIRSICNHGASVTYHHDRLGVNSRLDSMQAAILGVKLKYLDEWNARRREVAVIYTKILAPHSSLITTPTVDPHAEPIWHQYSVMLSVDRQAVMAGLKTAGVPSNIYYPIPLHLQPAYASFGGKVGDFPNAERASAHILSLPMHSELTDNDAEFIASTLVEVTQSVAQ
- a CDS encoding glycosyltransferase, which produces MNLSSPTLANSPWDRSTWLSPAVDGDSAPLASIGVLCYNRRDDLRRTLDVLTHAVDYPALEIIVVDNASTDGTDSMLAAEFPNVTAIRMPENISVAARNEFYRAARGKYVFSYDDDSFPATPSTIARAVAYLESRPEIAAVSFFCYQPRSNFAETGGLEQFYFDGDAINGYRGLYFVEGGMCIRKDAIDRIAGYDPDFQWGAEGADLTLQMYRLRLQTVYYPMLATLHMRSDVHRDDVRNARYFTRNYIWTIAKHFPWYAAIILTILYMIRRCIAMVLHPKLARGYIGGMFSGLVGWIWQRSKTKKLSMRQVLRLGRWYVFLFRW
- a CDS encoding sugar transferase codes for the protein MSRRKELISLLVGDLIAIMGSYVLFYWLRFYSGWFIVRQGSIHLPLVLQSAFVLYAFWLLAFLFFGLYRSWYVRPMFDEIVTVLKTTAAGTLAFMLVVLWDPLTPKDTLPIRNDPRVLGLLYFVCVSTMTVTVRLIVRYAQRRLLESGIGLRPAIVVGEYRRSLQLAHNLTRAKRLGYDVLGYVQAVTADDTHTNGQLRLLGHYDEIERVIETHKVREVLITLNSGEHDRLLDLLGRLSGMNVGLKILPDLYDIISGQARTREIYGFPLIDVNPEIMRPWEEVTKRVMDITISAIIIVIGLPVWILIALGVKLSSPGPVIYHQERVGKNGVPFQIFKFRSMSTDAEKGGPQWAQKNDPRVTPFGRFLRKTHLDEVPQFWNVLIGNMSLVGPRPERSYFVETLQKEIPYYRRRLRVRPGITSLYQATMDKYDETMDDVRNKLKYDLMYIESMSFRLDLKILLRTAYVMLRGSGQA
- a CDS encoding glycosyltransferase codes for the protein MIVVTIGIVLCIGAVVYCYVLYPPMIRRIAARGVRPIATDRTDEPAVSVILSVHNEERVIVSCLDSLLALDYPKDRFQILVGSDGSRDATNEILQRYSQSHSSVKAFYFPEQRGKIAVLNDLVRHATTPILFFTDADIRLATDVLRLQTRHYSDEHIGAVAGMNDIYSPESSSVYDSEKGYTDKEQMIRTAESMYYSTVGLSGANYSLRRRLWVPLPDGLIHDDFFVVLSVLRQGYRIVSEARSVSSDLFARTLRDEFRRKVRSASRGFHTLSYFPELLLPRGGRAALLLWSHKLLRWLTPTLAVASIVFASIGVALSGSMWCLAVVAAGAGLSAICALGLILNSLNVRVPILDQLSWFFAMNVAYLWGTILFITHSDQVIWKPATRADAATINGVSGH